In Candidatus Omnitrophota bacterium, the genomic stretch ACGAAATAATAGTCAGAAGCGCGGATGGGAAAAAAGTATTTTCCGAACACAAGGATTATAAAGTCATTGATGGGCAGATATCCTTTCCCTTCAGTTCGAGTGCCGTTCCCACGCAGATCATGAGGATCCAAGATGGCGAGATAGAAAATGGAGAAGAGGTCCTGGTTTCCTATACTTATTTTGAAAATAAACCCTCGTTTAATTTTCCGGATTGCGTGGCCACCTATTGTCCTTCCACGGAAAGGACATATAATGTAATGACTGAAACGATAGGGAACGTGCTTAATATATTAAGGCCGTCATATATCAGCATCGGCCATGATGAAATAAGGGGAATGAATAGGGACAATCGTTGCAGAAAAAGAAATCTAAGCAACGCGGAATTGTTGGCGGACGATGTGATTAAACTTTTTAATATATGTAAAAGCGTTAATCCGGATGTAAATGTATTAATGTGGAATGACATGCTTAATCCTTATTATAACGGCGGCAATGCTGATTTTGAAGTACAGTATGGAGGCCTGCCCGGAGAGACATATCCGGCCATAGATTGGATTCCTAAAGACGTTATCCTAATGACGGCGGCATACGATCCAAATAAAAGTTTCTGCCTGAAAAGTTGCGATTATTTTGACTCGAAGCAATTTAACTACCTTGTTGCCGGTTGGAACAATAAGCAGAACATTGCCGAGTGGTCTGAAATAGCCAAACAAAGAAGCAATTGCCTCGGTATCATAGAGACCACCTGGTATGATTGGGAAGGTAATTTTGAGAATATAAAATATGCAGCCGAAGTTTCCTGGCACTAATTTGAGGGAGGCAAGATGAAGCCGCAAAAAATTAAGGTCATCTTGATATTCGGTACGCGCCCCGAGGTGATCAAGTCCGCTCCGGTAGTGAAGGAGTTGCGGAAATATCCAAAATCGATCGAGTCCAAAGTGATAATCAGCGCACAACACAGGAAAATGGCAGACCAATTCCTAGGTCTTTTCAAGATAAAGGCCGATTTCGATTTGAATATAATGCGACCTAATCAGACGCTCTTTGACGTTACTGGGAGGTGCCTGAAAAAACTGGAAGATATTTTAAGGAAAGAGAAGCCTCATCTCGTCCTGGTCCAGGGGGATACCACTACTTCTTTTACAGCCAGCCTGGCAGCTTATTACCTGAAGATAAAAGTCGGTCACGTAGAAGCAGGCCTTCGGACTGACGATAAATACAGGCCGTTTCCGGAAGAAATGAACAGAAGGCTTGTCAGCGCCATAGGGGATTTCCATTTTTCACCAACGACGAAAGCCAGGCAAAATCTTATAAAGGAGGGGATAAACCCTTCAAGCATCTACGTCACCGGTAATACCGTTATAGATTCGCTATTGGAAGTAGCGAGGAGAAAGTTTAGATTCGATGACCCGTTTTTGCAGAAGATCTGTTCTGGTAAAAGGAAGATAATATTAGTTACCGCTCACAGGAGAGAAAGTTTCGGAAAGCCCCTGGAATCCATATGCGAGGCCCTTAAAGAGATAGCCCGACTCTATGATGTTGAAATTATATACCCTGTCCATCTCAACCCCAATGTCCAGGTGCCTGTAAGGAAAATTCTTGCAGGTATAAAAAATATCCATCTTATTGAGCCGTTGGAGTACGAGCCGTTTATTCACCTGATGAAAAGAAGTTATATAGTATTAACAGACTCAGGCGGAGTTCAAGAGGAGGCCCCTTCATTAGGGAAACCTGTCCTAGTCATGAGGGAAGTGACTGAACGTCCGGAGGGCATTAAGGCGGGGTGCGCAAAACTTGTCGGAATGGATAAGAAAAGGATAATTTCCGCCGTTAAGAAGCTCCTGAATTCCAAGCCGGCATACAACAAGATGGCCAAATCGGTAAATCCGTATGGCGACGGGAAAGCAGCGAAAAGGATAGTGAGCGTTATTTTGCACTCAAGAAAAAGGCTTGTCAGGTAGACTATGGCTGCATGGCTATTTTGGTTTTCGATAGGTCTAGTGGCGACTAGTTATTTCGGCTATCCTTTTATTATGGCCGTGTTAGCAGCTGTTTTGAAAAAGCCCTATGAAATAAAAGATATAGAACCATACGTTAGCTTGATCATTCCTGCCCATAATGAGGAAAAAGTTATAGCCGATAAGCTTAATAATGCCCTGTCTCTGGACTATCCCCGGGATAAGTTCGAAATCTTGTTAATTCTGGATGGTTGTATTGATAAGACTAAAGCAATCGCCGCGGGTTACAAAGATTCTCGGCTGAAATTAATCGAGCAAAACCCCAGAAAAGGCAAAATGGCCGCCCTGAATTTAGCAGTTCCGCAAGCCAAGGGTGATATAGTCGTATTTACCGACGCGAATT encodes the following:
- the wecB gene encoding UDP-N-acetylglucosamine 2-epimerase (non-hydrolyzing), which encodes MKPQKIKVILIFGTRPEVIKSAPVVKELRKYPKSIESKVIISAQHRKMADQFLGLFKIKADFDLNIMRPNQTLFDVTGRCLKKLEDILRKEKPHLVLVQGDTTTSFTASLAAYYLKIKVGHVEAGLRTDDKYRPFPEEMNRRLVSAIGDFHFSPTTKARQNLIKEGINPSSIYVTGNTVIDSLLEVARRKFRFDDPFLQKICSGKRKIILVTAHRRESFGKPLESICEALKEIARLYDVEIIYPVHLNPNVQVPVRKILAGIKNIHLIEPLEYEPFIHLMKRSYIVLTDSGGVQEEAPSLGKPVLVMREVTERPEGIKAGCAKLVGMDKKRIISAVKKLLNSKPAYNKMAKSVNPYGDGKAAKRIVSVILHSRKRLVR